A single Pseudomonadota bacterium DNA region contains:
- a CDS encoding phosphate ABC transporter substrate-binding protein PstS family protein yields the protein MKYYPAILATSVALFGSHAVLGADQVDPSLKDYSKASGVSGTLSSIGSDTLNNLMTLWTEEFKRLYPNVTIQVQGMGSSTAPPALTEGTANLGPMSRVMKDVETEAFESKHGYKPTAVPVAIDALAAYVHKDNPIKGLTIPQLDAVFSATRKCGYGEDITHWGQLGLSGEWASRTLQLYGRNSVSGTYGYFKENALCQGDFKDIVNEQPGSASVVQGVTKSINGIGYSGIGYKTSGVRAVPLAKLEGEAPVEATSENAISGAYPLSRFLYIYVNKHPNKALPPLEGEFLKMVLSKSGQGVVIKDGYIPLPGTVADKTLATLF from the coding sequence ATGAAGTACTATCCCGCGATCCTCGCAACGAGCGTTGCCCTTTTCGGTTCGCATGCCGTCCTGGGAGCGGATCAGGTCGACCCCAGCCTGAAGGACTACAGCAAGGCCAGCGGGGTCTCGGGCACCCTGTCGAGCATCGGCTCGGACACCCTGAACAACCTCATGACATTGTGGACCGAAGAGTTCAAACGCCTGTATCCCAACGTCACCATCCAGGTCCAGGGCATGGGGTCTTCGACCGCCCCGCCGGCGCTTACCGAGGGCACCGCCAACCTCGGCCCGATGAGCCGGGTCATGAAAGACGTCGAGACCGAGGCCTTCGAATCCAAGCACGGCTACAAGCCCACGGCCGTGCCCGTCGCCATCGATGCCCTGGCGGCTTACGTACACAAGGACAACCCCATCAAGGGCCTGACCATCCCGCAACTCGATGCCGTGTTCTCGGCGACCCGCAAGTGCGGTTACGGCGAGGATATCACCCATTGGGGCCAGCTCGGATTGAGTGGCGAATGGGCGTCCCGCACCCTGCAGCTCTATGGCCGCAATTCGGTGTCGGGGACCTATGGTTACTTCAAGGAAAACGCCCTGTGCCAGGGTGACTTCAAGGACATCGTCAACGAGCAACCCGGCTCGGCCTCGGTGGTGCAGGGGGTGACCAAGTCCATCAACGGGATCGGATATTCCGGGATCGGTTACAAGACCTCGGGCGTGCGTGCCGTCCCGCTCGCGAAGCTGGAAGGGGAGGCGCCGGTCGAGGCCACCTCGGAGAACGCCATCAGCGGCGCCTATCCGCTGTCGCGGTTCCTCTATATCTATGTCAACAAGCACCCCAACAAGGCGCTACCGCCGCTCGAGGGGGAGTTCCTGAAGATGGTGCTGTCCAAGAGCGGCCAGGGGGTCGTCATCAAGGACGGCTATATCCCCCTCCCCGGCACCGTGGCCGACAAGACGCTGGCCACCCTGTTCTAA